Proteins from a genomic interval of Kaistia defluvii:
- a CDS encoding aldehyde dehydrogenase family protein, producing MNHIFTTRDYAHHLAGEGTGVGPMIERVSPGSGRLVARFRQGTAEDAAAAIAQARDAFDNGPWPNKTGMERAAVLRRWADLIEENVERLARIEVDEAGKPIRQARGDLGNVVSLTHFAAGLAMQVHGETYSNLGPQKAGWIHREPVGVVGMIIPWNFPALIFAQKVPFALAAGCTVVVKPSEFTSGTALELARLGTLAGIPEGVLSVVTGYGDPVGEALVKSPDVDFVSFTGSTAIGRRILANSAETLKRVSLELGGKSANIVFADADLEDAIDGSLYGIFYNQGECCCSATRLLVDETIADDFVARLVARAKSLKLGDIHADDSDVGAMISDKHFDKVCSYLSKGKAEGASVLLGGEAANQDAGLFVQPTIFDHVTPDMTIFREEIFGPVLSIIRFKDQDEAVRLANDTIYGLASSLWTKNFDTAHQITPKLRSGSVWINTTIDGSPQMPFGGYKASGFGREMGQAGLDEFTNIKTVFAHLGKREPYYTAKS from the coding sequence ATGAACCACATTTTCACGACACGCGATTACGCCCACCATCTGGCCGGTGAAGGCACCGGCGTGGGCCCGATGATCGAGCGCGTTTCGCCGGGCTCCGGCCGTCTGGTCGCCCGCTTTCGACAGGGCACGGCCGAGGACGCCGCCGCGGCGATCGCCCAGGCCCGCGACGCCTTCGACAACGGCCCGTGGCCGAACAAGACCGGCATGGAGCGGGCCGCCGTGCTGCGCCGCTGGGCCGATCTGATCGAGGAGAATGTCGAGCGCCTCGCCCGCATCGAGGTCGACGAGGCCGGCAAGCCGATCCGCCAGGCGCGCGGCGATCTCGGCAATGTCGTCTCGCTGACCCACTTCGCCGCCGGCCTCGCCATGCAGGTCCACGGCGAGACCTACTCCAATCTCGGCCCGCAAAAGGCCGGCTGGATCCACCGCGAGCCGGTGGGCGTCGTCGGCATGATCATCCCGTGGAATTTCCCGGCGCTGATCTTCGCCCAGAAGGTGCCGTTCGCGCTGGCCGCCGGCTGCACCGTCGTGGTCAAGCCTTCCGAATTCACCTCCGGCACCGCGCTGGAACTGGCGCGCCTCGGCACGCTGGCCGGCATTCCCGAAGGCGTGCTGTCGGTCGTGACCGGTTATGGCGACCCGGTCGGCGAAGCCCTGGTGAAGAGCCCGGACGTCGATTTCGTCTCTTTCACCGGCTCGACCGCGATCGGCCGCCGCATCCTCGCCAATTCGGCCGAGACGCTGAAGCGCGTCTCGCTCGAACTCGGCGGCAAATCGGCCAACATCGTCTTCGCCGACGCCGATCTCGAGGACGCCATCGACGGCTCGCTCTACGGCATCTTCTATAACCAGGGCGAATGCTGCTGCTCGGCCACGCGGCTTCTGGTCGACGAGACGATCGCCGACGATTTCGTCGCCCGTCTCGTGGCCCGCGCCAAGTCGCTCAAGCTCGGAGACATCCATGCCGATGATTCCGATGTCGGCGCGATGATCAGCGACAAGCATTTCGACAAGGTTTGCTCCTATCTGAGCAAGGGCAAGGCCGAGGGCGCCAGCGTGCTTCTGGGCGGCGAAGCCGCCAATCAGGACGCCGGCCTGTTCGTCCAGCCGACGATCTTCGACCATGTCACGCCTGACATGACGATCTTCCGCGAGGAGATCTTCGGGCCGGTGCTGTCGATCATCCGCTTCAAGGATCAGGACGAGGCCGTGCGCCTGGCCAATGACACGATCTATGGTCTGGCGAGTTCGCTCTGGACCAAGAATTTCGACACCGCGCACCAGATCACGCCGAAGCTGCGCAGCGGCTCGGTCTGGATCAACACGACCATCGACGGTTCGCCGCAGATGCCGTTTGGCGGGTACAAGGCGTCCGGCTTCGGCCGCGAAATGGGCCAGGCCGGCCTCGACGAGTTCACCAACATCAAGACGGTGTTCGCCCATCTCGGCAAGCGCGAGCCCTACTACACCGCCAAAAGCTGA